A genomic window from Pyxicephalus adspersus chromosome 2, UCB_Pads_2.0, whole genome shotgun sequence includes:
- the LEMD3 gene encoding inner nuclear membrane protein Man1 isoform X1, giving the protein MVKMASAQLTDEELVSELRRSGEMFGPVTESTRPVYLKKLKKLREEQRSRAGKTRVMNNSLVAEGRLESGGARPLAAEVTHRRSGRHYTQTEVGKSPVLLGFSSDESDADVGGRRERGSTPQTERSPAQRGCVDAIDGRKAPVWWGTRRPHSPQQCDDPEEEKANKNRAVNGSRLSYCKDYSDSEQEEPAKNECQSRRSRRSMNRQARDNGMDPPEQAGRSGWDRAESPASTRHRAAARKSPDTRRSNNHLGGHPDPSRLYAASNSIPSRLSYPNHAGTNHTFYPNSSQKKLHKHPEPEEELLQQFRSAGVTSPGGFSAHYLSMILLTAACLFFLLLGLTYLRMRGTGLAGEQRLRSPNDLHDDTEKNMLMNTLHKLHDKLAKTAGEYMCGGVGYGRISVQEAAEFLQGLGPEYVHEFNNSLRWILQSGKDVGIKCSGDKDDEDLNIASIKYLESTRPQMSFLCRIRRAVFTVAYRLSLLPLGIAAVWAVLRYMKYHWAKEEEETKQMYDLVIKIIDVLKSHGEACQENKELDPYTPIPHVKDSLISACDRKKMKKAWDRAVEFVATNESRIRTETQTIAGTDYLVWKWVQPPSCDKISTIPSKVWQGQAFHLDKRNSPPNSLTPCLKIRNMFDPVVEIGDHWHLAIQEAILEKCNDNEGIVHIAVDKNSREGCVYVKCLSPDYAGKAFKALHGSWFDGKLVTVKYLRLDRYHHRFPQAITSNTPLKPLNNHMNSMSQLNLRTDTTNFQSL; this is encoded by the exons ATGGTCAAAATGGCGTCCGCTCAGTTAACGGACGAAGAGCTCGTCTCAGAATTAAGGCGCTCAGGCGAGATGTTCGGCCCGGTGACGGAGAGCACCAGGCCGGTTTACTTGAAGAAACTAAAAAAGTTGCGCGAAGAGCAGAGGAGCCGGGCGGGAAAGACGCGGGTAATGAACAACAGCCTGGTGGCGGAGGGACGCTTGGAGAGCGGAGGAGCCCGCCCGCTGGCTGCTGAGGTGACGCATAGACGAAGCGGCCGGCATTACACCCAGACGGAGGTCGGCAAGTCTCCGGTGCTGCTGGGCTTCAGCTCGGATGAGTCGGACGCAGACGTCGGCGGGCGGAGGGAGAGAGGCAGCACTCCGCAGACTGAGAGGAGCCCGGCCCAGCGGGGCTGTGTGGACGCAATAGACGGGCGGAAGGCGCCTGTGTGGTGGGGGACGCGCAGGCCGCACAGCCCCCAACAGTGTGACGACCCTGAGGAAGAGAAGGCGAATAAAAACCGGGCGGTGAATGGCAGCCGCCTCTCCTATTGCAAAGACTATTCGGACTCCGAGCAGGAGGAGCCGGCTAAGAACGAGTGTCAGAGCCGCCGGAGTAGGCGCAGTATGAACAGACAGGCCCGGGATAATGGCATGGATCCCCCCGAGCAGGCCGGCAGATCGGGCTGGGATAGGGCGGAGAGCCCAGCGTCTACCAGACACCGAGCCGCCGCCAGGAAGTCTCCAGACACCCGCAGGAGCAACAATCACCTGGGGGGCCACCCCGATCCCTCCCGGCTATATGCGGCCAGCAACAGCATTCCCAGCCGGCTGTCCTACCCCAACCATGCCGGGACAAACCACACCTTCTACCCGAACAGCAGCCAGAAGAAGCTGCACAAACACCCCGAGCCTGAGGAGGAGCTGCTGCAGCAATTCCGGAGTGCCGGGGTGACCTCACCCGGGGGATTCAGCGCCCATTACCTGTCCATGATCCTGCTGACTGCCGCCTGCCTGTTCTTCCTGCTCCTGGGACTCACCTACCTGAGGATGCGGGGCACAGGCCTGGCTGGGGAGCAGAGGT TACGAAGTCCAAATGACCTTCATGATGAT acagaaaaaaatatgctgatGAATACACTTCATAAACTTCATGATAAATTGGCTAAGACAGCAG GAGAATATATGTGTGGTGGTGTAGGTTATGGTCGTATTTCCGTCCAGGAGGCAGCTGAGTTTTTACAg GGTCTAGGTCCAGAATATGTCCACGAGTTTAACAATTCCCTGAGATGGATTTTACAGTCTGGAAAAGATGTTGGAATAAA gtgttCTGGGGACAAAGATGATGAGGACCTCAATATCGCCAGTATAAAATACTTGGAATCTACACGCCCACAGATGTCCTTTCTATGTCGCATTCGGCGTGCTGTTTTTACTGTTGCCTATAGGTTGTCACTTTTACCTCTAg gaATTGCTGCAGTCTGGGCTGTTCTCAGATATATGAAATATCATTGGGCAAAAGAAGAGGAGGAAACTAAACAAATGTATGATCTGGTCATTAAAATCATAG ATGTTTTGAAAAGTCATGGTGAAGCGTGTCAAGAAAACAAAGAGCTAGATCCATACACACCAATCCCACACGTCAAAGATTCCTTGATCTCCGCTTGTGACAG gaaaaaaatgaagaaggctTGGGACCGGGCAGTTGAATTTGTGGCTACAAATGAATCCCGTATACGAACTGAAACTCAGACAATAGCGGGAACTGACTATCTTGTGTGGAAATGGGTTCAACCACCTTCATGTGACAAAATATCAACCATACCTTCTAAAGTTTGGCAAGGGCAAG CTTTCCATCTGGATAAACGAAATTCTCCTCCAAATAGCCTAACCCCCTGTTTAAAGATACGCAATATGTTTGATCCAGTTGT GGAAATTGGCGATCATTGGCATTTGGCAATTCAAGAAGCAATTTTGGAAAAGTGTAATGATAACGAAGGAATAGTTCACATTGCAGTAGATAAAAATTCCAGAGAG GGATGTGTTTATGTAAAATGCTTATCCCCAGACTATGCAGGAAAGGCTTTCAAGGCATTACATGGATCCTGGTTTGATG GAAAGTTGGTGACTGTCAAATACCTGCGATTAGACCGATATCACCATCGATTTCCACAGGCTATTACAAGTAACACTCCTCTGAAGCCGTTAAACAATCACATGAACTCTATGTCGCAATTAAATCTTCGGACTGACACAACAAATTTTCAGTCTTTATGA
- the LEMD3 gene encoding inner nuclear membrane protein Man1 isoform X2, with protein sequence MVKMASAQLTDEELVSELRRSGEMFGPVTESTRPVYLKKLKKLREEQRSRAGKTRVMNNSLVAEGRLESGGARPLAAEVTHRRSGRHYTQTEVGKSPVLLGFSSDESDADVGGRRERGSTPQTERSPAQRGCVDAIDGRKAPVWWGTRRPHSPQQCDDPEEEKANKNRAVNGSRLSYCKDYSDSEQEEPAKNECQSRRSRRSMNRQARDNGMDPPEQAGRSGWDRAESPASTRHRAAARKSPDTRRSNNHLGGHPDPSRLYAASNSIPSRLSYPNHAGTNHTFYPNSSQKKLHKHPEPEEELLQQFRSAGVTSPGGFSAHYLSMILLTAACLFFLLLGLTYLRMRGTGLAGEQRLRSPNDLHDDTEKNMLMNTLHKLHDKLAKTAGEYMCGGVGYGRISVQEAAEFLQGLGPEYVHEFNNSLRWILQSGKDVGIKCSGDKDDEDLNIASIKYLESTRPQMSFLCRIRRAVFTVAYRLSLLPLGIAAVWAVLRYMKYHWAKEEEETKQMYDLVIKIIDVLKSHGEACQENKELDPYTPIPHVKDSLISACDRKKMKKAWDRAVEFVATNESRIRTETQTIAGTDYLVWKWVQPPSCDKISTIPSKVWQGQAFHLDKRNSPPNSLTPCLKIRNMFDPVVKVGDCQIPAIRPISPSISTGYYK encoded by the exons ATGGTCAAAATGGCGTCCGCTCAGTTAACGGACGAAGAGCTCGTCTCAGAATTAAGGCGCTCAGGCGAGATGTTCGGCCCGGTGACGGAGAGCACCAGGCCGGTTTACTTGAAGAAACTAAAAAAGTTGCGCGAAGAGCAGAGGAGCCGGGCGGGAAAGACGCGGGTAATGAACAACAGCCTGGTGGCGGAGGGACGCTTGGAGAGCGGAGGAGCCCGCCCGCTGGCTGCTGAGGTGACGCATAGACGAAGCGGCCGGCATTACACCCAGACGGAGGTCGGCAAGTCTCCGGTGCTGCTGGGCTTCAGCTCGGATGAGTCGGACGCAGACGTCGGCGGGCGGAGGGAGAGAGGCAGCACTCCGCAGACTGAGAGGAGCCCGGCCCAGCGGGGCTGTGTGGACGCAATAGACGGGCGGAAGGCGCCTGTGTGGTGGGGGACGCGCAGGCCGCACAGCCCCCAACAGTGTGACGACCCTGAGGAAGAGAAGGCGAATAAAAACCGGGCGGTGAATGGCAGCCGCCTCTCCTATTGCAAAGACTATTCGGACTCCGAGCAGGAGGAGCCGGCTAAGAACGAGTGTCAGAGCCGCCGGAGTAGGCGCAGTATGAACAGACAGGCCCGGGATAATGGCATGGATCCCCCCGAGCAGGCCGGCAGATCGGGCTGGGATAGGGCGGAGAGCCCAGCGTCTACCAGACACCGAGCCGCCGCCAGGAAGTCTCCAGACACCCGCAGGAGCAACAATCACCTGGGGGGCCACCCCGATCCCTCCCGGCTATATGCGGCCAGCAACAGCATTCCCAGCCGGCTGTCCTACCCCAACCATGCCGGGACAAACCACACCTTCTACCCGAACAGCAGCCAGAAGAAGCTGCACAAACACCCCGAGCCTGAGGAGGAGCTGCTGCAGCAATTCCGGAGTGCCGGGGTGACCTCACCCGGGGGATTCAGCGCCCATTACCTGTCCATGATCCTGCTGACTGCCGCCTGCCTGTTCTTCCTGCTCCTGGGACTCACCTACCTGAGGATGCGGGGCACAGGCCTGGCTGGGGAGCAGAGGT TACGAAGTCCAAATGACCTTCATGATGAT acagaaaaaaatatgctgatGAATACACTTCATAAACTTCATGATAAATTGGCTAAGACAGCAG GAGAATATATGTGTGGTGGTGTAGGTTATGGTCGTATTTCCGTCCAGGAGGCAGCTGAGTTTTTACAg GGTCTAGGTCCAGAATATGTCCACGAGTTTAACAATTCCCTGAGATGGATTTTACAGTCTGGAAAAGATGTTGGAATAAA gtgttCTGGGGACAAAGATGATGAGGACCTCAATATCGCCAGTATAAAATACTTGGAATCTACACGCCCACAGATGTCCTTTCTATGTCGCATTCGGCGTGCTGTTTTTACTGTTGCCTATAGGTTGTCACTTTTACCTCTAg gaATTGCTGCAGTCTGGGCTGTTCTCAGATATATGAAATATCATTGGGCAAAAGAAGAGGAGGAAACTAAACAAATGTATGATCTGGTCATTAAAATCATAG ATGTTTTGAAAAGTCATGGTGAAGCGTGTCAAGAAAACAAAGAGCTAGATCCATACACACCAATCCCACACGTCAAAGATTCCTTGATCTCCGCTTGTGACAG gaaaaaaatgaagaaggctTGGGACCGGGCAGTTGAATTTGTGGCTACAAATGAATCCCGTATACGAACTGAAACTCAGACAATAGCGGGAACTGACTATCTTGTGTGGAAATGGGTTCAACCACCTTCATGTGACAAAATATCAACCATACCTTCTAAAGTTTGGCAAGGGCAAG CTTTCCATCTGGATAAACGAAATTCTCCTCCAAATAGCCTAACCCCCTGTTTAAAGATACGCAATATGTTTGATCCAGTTGT GAAAGTTGGTGACTGTCAAATACCTGCGATTAGACCGATATCACCATCGATTTCCACAGGCTATTACAAGTAA